The following proteins are encoded in a genomic region of Paenibacillus sp. FSL H3-0469:
- the spoVAC gene encoding stage V sporulation protein AC has translation MPAKTKKSGVKLNLDGLTPKAYQELAKPYVPSRPVFKNCVRAFLSGGLICVLGQGIQEAFMAIFDMTSREAASPTVAILILLSVILTSFGVYDKLAQWCGAGTAVPVTGFANSMCSAALEHRAEGLVLGVGGNMFKLAGSVIVFGVVAAFIVGVVYAVMGWGGAH, from the coding sequence AGCTGAACCTTGACGGTCTGACCCCGAAGGCCTATCAGGAATTGGCCAAGCCTTACGTGCCTTCTCGTCCTGTATTCAAAAATTGTGTGCGCGCCTTCCTCTCCGGGGGACTCATCTGTGTGCTGGGACAAGGCATCCAGGAAGCATTCATGGCGATATTCGATATGACCTCCAGAGAGGCGGCAAGCCCGACCGTGGCGATTCTGATTCTGCTCTCCGTCATACTGACCAGCTTCGGGGTGTATGACAAGCTCGCCCAGTGGTGCGGTGCAGGCACAGCGGTGCCGGTCACAGGATTCGCCAACAGCATGTGCTCTGCCGCATTGGAGCACCGGGCTGAAGGGCTGGTGCTGGGCGTGGGCGGGAACATGTTCAAGCTGGCCGGGTCGGTTATTGTGTTCGGCGTCGTTGCTGCTTTTATCGTGGGTGTAGTATATGCCGTTATGGGCTGGGGAGGTGCACATTAA
- the spoVAD gene encoding stage V sporulation protein AD, which produces MKQLGSQTWEFTNRPVILGTAAVVGPEEGEGPLASSFDFIYDTLEMGEKTWEKAERALFEKASKLALMNANLDKEKLEFFVGGDLMNQIISSSFAARKLGVPYLGVFGACSTSMESLAIASMIIDSGGGKYAMAGTASHNCTVEKQFRYPTEYGSQKPPTAQYTVTGSGCAVVGVNDGTVQGPQVVYATLGRIMDLGLKDPFNMGTAMAPAAADTITAHFRDTGLSPGHYDLIVTGDLASIGLPIAKDLLAKEGIPMEQTVFNDCGLMMYDLDKQKYVIAGGSGAGCSATVTYGHIMGRMKKGELKRVLIVATGALLSPLSYQQGESIPCVAHAVAIESGGEGA; this is translated from the coding sequence ATGAAGCAGCTTGGCAGTCAGACCTGGGAATTTACGAACCGTCCGGTGATCCTCGGAACCGCCGCTGTAGTAGGGCCTGAAGAGGGGGAAGGGCCGCTGGCCTCAAGCTTCGACTTCATCTATGACACGCTGGAGATGGGCGAGAAGACATGGGAGAAGGCAGAGCGCGCCCTGTTTGAAAAAGCCTCCAAGCTCGCCCTGATGAATGCGAATCTGGATAAGGAGAAGCTGGAATTCTTCGTCGGCGGGGATCTGATGAATCAGATCATCAGCAGCTCTTTTGCCGCGCGCAAGCTCGGCGTGCCCTATCTTGGCGTATTCGGGGCGTGCTCCACCTCGATGGAGAGTCTTGCCATCGCCTCCATGATTATCGATTCCGGCGGCGGGAAGTATGCAATGGCAGGCACAGCCAGCCACAACTGTACGGTCGAGAAGCAGTTCCGCTATCCGACAGAGTATGGCTCGCAGAAGCCTCCAACCGCCCAGTATACTGTGACAGGCTCCGGCTGCGCGGTGGTAGGAGTGAACGATGGGACGGTTCAAGGGCCGCAAGTGGTGTACGCAACGCTTGGGCGCATCATGGATCTGGGGCTGAAAGATCCGTTCAATATGGGAACCGCTATGGCCCCGGCAGCCGCCGATACGATTACGGCTCATTTTCGCGATACGGGGCTTTCGCCCGGGCATTATGACCTGATTGTTACAGGGGATCTGGCTTCCATCGGCTTGCCCATTGCCAAGGATCTGCTGGCTAAGGAAGGTATCCCTATGGAGCAGACGGTCTTTAATGACTGCGGCCTGATGATGTATGACCTGGATAAGCAGAAATATGTCATTGCGGGAGGAAGCGGTGCGGGATGCTCAGCCACAGTAACCTACGGGCATATTATGGGCCGGATGAAGAAGGGCGAGCTGAAGCGGGTATTAATCGTGGCGACTGGAGCGCTGCTCTCCCCGCTGTCTTATCAGCAGGGGGAGAGTATTCCTTGCGTGGCCCACGCGGTTGCCATTGAGAGCGGAGGTGAAGGAGCATGA
- the spoVAE gene encoding stage V sporulation protein AE, with translation MIYLWAFLVGGAICVIGQLMFDVLKLTPAHTMSTLVVLGAAADAFGVYDPLVKFAGAGASVPITSFGNSLVHGALTELERDGWVGVVTGIFDVTSAGISSAIVFSFLAALVVRPKG, from the coding sequence ATGATTTATTTATGGGCTTTTCTGGTCGGGGGTGCAATATGCGTGATCGGCCAGCTGATGTTCGATGTACTGAAGCTGACTCCGGCCCATACCATGAGTACGCTGGTGGTGCTTGGTGCGGCTGCCGACGCTTTTGGCGTCTACGATCCGCTGGTGAAATTCGCCGGAGCCGGGGCCAGCGTGCCCATTACCAGCTTCGGGAATTCACTGGTCCACGGCGCGCTGACTGAGCTGGAGCGCGATGGCTGGGTCGGTGTCGTCACCGGGATCTTCGATGTGACCAGCGCCGGGATTTCCTCGGCGATTGTCTTCTCTTTCCTGGCGGCGCTGGTCGTCCGGCCGAAGGGGTAA
- a CDS encoding MoxR family ATPase, with amino-acid sequence MPVRQESTQIMNAVRTNLESCILGKSFEIELLLTALLAGGHVLIEDVPGTGKTQLIRALSRSMSGEYRRIQCNPDILPSDITGVSVYHPRDEMFHFRPGPVMTNILLADEINRATTKTQSALLEVMEERNVTVDGETYPLPHPFMLCATQNPIDFEGTYTLPEAQLDRFMLRISLGYPDADTEKNLLRTHQQGQPVDRLAPVTSMETIAAIQEEIRDVFISEPVLNYLLDVVRQTRVHPLVLLGASPRASLSFMMACKAYAFLQERDYVLPDDVKTLTPYTLGHRILLRPESRLDNVSMDSLLQKLLQSINVPVTMRQ; translated from the coding sequence ATGCCCGTACGTCAAGAATCTACGCAAATAATGAACGCTGTCCGCACTAATCTGGAATCCTGTATTCTTGGTAAAAGCTTTGAAATAGAACTGCTGCTGACTGCCCTGTTAGCAGGCGGACATGTCCTGATTGAGGATGTTCCGGGGACTGGCAAAACCCAGCTGATCCGCGCACTCTCCCGGTCGATGTCCGGCGAATACCGGCGTATCCAGTGTAACCCGGATATTCTGCCGAGTGATATTACCGGCGTATCTGTCTATCATCCGCGCGATGAGATGTTCCACTTCCGTCCGGGCCCGGTGATGACCAATATTCTGCTGGCCGATGAGATCAACCGGGCGACCACCAAGACCCAGTCCGCACTGCTTGAGGTCATGGAGGAACGCAATGTTACGGTCGATGGAGAGACTTATCCCCTTCCGCATCCGTTCATGCTCTGCGCGACCCAGAATCCGATAGATTTCGAGGGAACCTATACCCTTCCCGAAGCCCAGCTGGACCGCTTCATGCTGCGGATCAGCCTCGGCTACCCGGATGCCGATACCGAGAAAAACCTGCTGCGTACCCATCAGCAGGGCCAGCCGGTGGACAGGCTGGCTCCCGTAACCAGCATGGAGACGATCGCCGCCATTCAGGAGGAGATCCGCGATGTGTTCATCAGCGAGCCGGTGCTGAACTACCTGCTGGATGTGGTCCGCCAGACGCGGGTGCACCCGCTGGTGCTGCTGGGCGCAAGCCCCCGGGCATCGTTATCGTTCATGATGGCCTGTAAGGCCTACGCTTTTCTCCAGGAACGGGACTATGTGCTGCCTGATGATGTGAAGACCCTGACCCCGTATACGCTGGGACACCGTATCCTGCTGCGGCCGGAATCGCGCCTGGACAACGTCAGCATGGACTCCCTGCTCCAGAAGCTGCTTCAGAGCATTAACGTGCCTGTAACCATGAGGCAATAA
- a CDS encoding DUF58 domain-containing protein: protein MRALLTRAAAAVQLRKFTGVLAIWVITLFYVLFQGGKTSFMLFIMVSVLILYLFIGGLEGVRRARGTRSFYSEQDKPDLLYAGGFLKVKLEVTIPGFLPLPYVIVREILKRHNGESWVFEESLIPNMGGRGELLFQTPLLERGRYSFENTDILSEDIFGLMEHKGTFKAEGQFRVMPRAVVVPRWQLYERKARLSGPQVSLLQSRRETTQINGVRDYVYGDRLTRIHWNATAKTGEWKSKEFEHESVPRTILVLDGTSSGYYNSAQFELAVSVTASLLGFGIRERIGIGMCCLDKHTKVFSPAEGNAERQKMIQYLIDINAEGKGPLINRLESVQRLFPKGSYFVLISPQSGRAVLDTLRWAENRGMTPSHIHVLHPSGKYRAGEWQNILHSHGVTGHSISTLQELPAVLGGDSVR, encoded by the coding sequence ATGAGGGCCTTACTTACGCGGGCTGCCGCTGCGGTACAGCTGAGGAAGTTCACGGGCGTTCTGGCGATTTGGGTCATCACACTCTTCTACGTGCTGTTTCAGGGCGGCAAAACCTCGTTCATGCTGTTCATCATGGTCTCAGTTCTCATTCTGTATCTGTTCATTGGCGGTCTTGAAGGGGTCCGGCGGGCCAGAGGCACGCGCAGCTTCTATTCCGAACAGGATAAGCCGGATCTGCTCTATGCCGGGGGCTTTCTCAAGGTGAAGCTGGAAGTGACCATTCCGGGATTTCTGCCTTTGCCCTACGTGATCGTAAGGGAAATTCTGAAGCGCCATAACGGAGAGTCCTGGGTATTCGAGGAGAGCCTGATTCCGAACATGGGCGGACGGGGCGAGCTGCTGTTCCAGACGCCGCTGCTGGAGCGGGGCCGTTATTCTTTTGAGAATACGGATATTCTCAGCGAGGACATCTTCGGTCTGATGGAGCACAAGGGAACCTTCAAGGCAGAAGGCCAGTTCCGGGTGATGCCCCGGGCCGTCGTAGTGCCGCGCTGGCAGCTGTACGAGCGCAAGGCGCGCCTGTCGGGGCCGCAGGTATCGCTGCTGCAGTCCAGGCGTGAGACCACGCAGATCAACGGTGTGCGTGATTATGTCTACGGCGACCGGCTGACGCGCATTCACTGGAATGCTACGGCGAAGACCGGCGAGTGGAAGTCCAAGGAATTCGAGCATGAATCTGTTCCCAGAACCATTCTGGTGCTGGACGGCACCTCCAGCGGCTATTACAACTCCGCACAATTCGAGCTGGCGGTCTCAGTCACGGCATCTCTTCTCGGCTTCGGCATCCGGGAGCGGATCGGCATTGGAATGTGCTGTCTGGATAAGCATACGAAGGTGTTCAGTCCGGCGGAAGGCAATGCCGAGCGGCAAAAGATGATTCAGTATTTAATTGACATCAATGCGGAAGGCAAGGGGCCGCTGATTAACAGGCTGGAGAGTGTCCAGCGGCTGTTCCCCAAGGGATCGTATTTCGTACTGATCAGTCCGCAGAGCGGCAGAGCGGTACTGGATACGCTGCGCTGGGCGGAGAACCGGGGGATGACGCCTTCCCATATTCATGTTCTTCATCCTTCCGGGAAATACCGGGCCGGTGAGTGGCAGAATATCCTGCACTCGCATGGCGTTACCGGCCATAGCATCAGCACACTTCAGGAGCTTCCTGCGGTACTTGGAGGTGATTCTGTCCGATGA
- a CDS encoding transglutaminase domain-containing protein, whose protein sequence is MKHWFQAIRSSWHHGLTLLWLSIIAMQWVSYTVPFWLQETTVSVALTLLAVTAIEIIFPFKRVYRIVLEGTAVVLIVYNVIISYGIYIPDPLLPAFLDRLPGIAVSMIPYIWFALGAWALLLVSAWWVNGKGRILMFVAANITAFAALDSFTTAVMWQEVAWTVFAGMGWLVTRHLRNFQLHYPRGWTYMLRYPMKVALNIAIIFSLVILAGVNMPGVRPTLTDPYTAWQKWNGNSVSSRPSGGGDSASGGSAANGTTSGYSLNDDNLGGGFNFDYSPVMQVTSDLRTYMRGEIRSVYSGKGWTDDDTSGRGAHNEVQVGEPLERAVAPKTETRTLKQTVKLLGGNSYPVLFGGYSISGVDSVDGQEQSSGLSWRSNDSELLWNPGGKTRAYPQTYVVTSEVPIVPLQELSKQTFGQLYGNRDIDPQYLQLPDNYPERVSALAKEITARAQTPYEKTILLQQYLQASFPYTNQPDTSRAKSKDMVESFLFEIKEGYCDYYSTALVTMARSLDIPARWVKGYAPGEQAEIPDSVMLQQGAAGYVNNNYTITNADAHSWAEIYFGDYGWVPVEATPGFDVPVLTQSEQDIPDQPEVQEEEPEELEPAASGQTDKSAGFHPGTWAVAGAAAVLLLWTLFLIWQRRLSLRFLITRMRLGGQPTPAQKVIAETERWVRYMRRKGMLKKEHETLRESVARWSVERPQAEGSLAALLKMFERANYSPEVIEDKDWHSVYTEALRLRKSMKSGK, encoded by the coding sequence ATGAAGCACTGGTTCCAGGCGATACGATCCTCGTGGCATCACGGGCTGACGCTGCTATGGCTGAGCATTATCGCTATGCAGTGGGTGTCCTATACGGTGCCCTTTTGGCTGCAGGAGACCACCGTTTCTGTGGCGTTAACCCTGCTGGCCGTTACAGCTATTGAAATCATTTTTCCGTTCAAAAGAGTGTACCGCATTGTGCTGGAAGGCACGGCAGTGGTACTTATTGTATACAACGTGATTATCAGTTACGGGATTTACATTCCTGATCCGCTGCTGCCGGCATTTCTTGACCGGCTGCCCGGGATAGCGGTGTCGATGATTCCTTACATCTGGTTTGCGCTGGGGGCCTGGGCGCTGCTGCTTGTGTCCGCCTGGTGGGTCAACGGCAAGGGGCGGATTCTGATGTTCGTCGCAGCGAATATCACGGCCTTCGCCGCGCTGGATTCATTCACGACAGCGGTAATGTGGCAGGAGGTAGCCTGGACGGTCTTCGCCGGTATGGGCTGGCTGGTCACCCGGCATCTGAGGAATTTCCAGCTGCACTATCCGCGCGGCTGGACCTATATGCTGAGGTACCCGATGAAGGTTGCCTTGAATATAGCGATTATATTCTCACTGGTCATCCTTGCCGGCGTGAACATGCCTGGCGTGCGTCCAACCTTGACCGACCCCTACACTGCCTGGCAAAAGTGGAACGGTAACTCTGTCTCTTCTAGACCCTCCGGGGGCGGGGACAGTGCAAGCGGCGGGTCAGCGGCAAACGGGACGACCTCGGGCTACAGCCTGAATGATGACAACCTTGGCGGGGGCTTCAACTTCGATTACTCGCCGGTTATGCAAGTGACCTCCGATCTGCGCACCTATATGCGCGGAGAGATCCGCAGCGTGTATTCGGGCAAAGGCTGGACAGATGATGATACCTCCGGCCGGGGAGCGCATAACGAGGTACAGGTGGGCGAGCCGCTGGAACGCGCGGTTGCCCCCAAGACAGAGACGCGTACGCTCAAGCAGACCGTCAAGCTGCTTGGGGGGAACAGCTATCCGGTTCTGTTCGGCGGCTATTCGATCTCGGGGGTAGACTCGGTGGATGGTCAGGAGCAGAGCAGCGGCTTATCCTGGCGGAGTAATGACAGTGAGCTGCTGTGGAATCCCGGAGGCAAGACAAGGGCTTATCCGCAGACCTATGTGGTCACCTCGGAGGTGCCGATCGTTCCCCTTCAGGAGTTAAGCAAGCAGACCTTCGGGCAGCTCTACGGGAACAGGGATATTGACCCGCAGTATCTACAGCTCCCGGATAACTATCCTGAGCGGGTGAGTGCGCTTGCCAAGGAGATTACGGCGAGAGCGCAGACGCCTTACGAGAAGACGATCCTGCTGCAGCAATATCTGCAAGCTTCTTTCCCTTACACGAATCAGCCGGATACCTCCCGGGCCAAAAGCAAGGACATGGTCGAGAGCTTCCTGTTTGAGATCAAGGAAGGATACTGTGACTACTATTCCACGGCGCTTGTCACCATGGCGAGGTCACTGGATATACCGGCCCGCTGGGTGAAGGGATATGCTCCAGGAGAGCAGGCCGAGATTCCGGATAGTGTAATGCTTCAGCAGGGCGCTGCCGGTTATGTAAATAATAACTACACGATTACTAATGCAGACGCCCACTCCTGGGCCGAGATCTATTTCGGCGATTACGGATGGGTGCCTGTAGAGGCCACGCCCGGTTTCGATGTTCCGGTGCTCACGCAGAGTGAGCAGGATATTCCGGACCAGCCTGAAGTGCAGGAAGAGGAGCCGGAAGAGCTTGAGCCGGCGGCATCGGGCCAGACGGACAAGTCTGCCGGATTCCATCCCGGCACCTGGGCTGTGGCTGGAGCAGCCGCTGTACTCCTGCTCTGGACCCTATTCCTGATCTGGCAGCGCCGGTTAAGCCTGCGCTTCCTGATTACACGTATGCGTCTAGGTGGTCAGCCGACTCCGGCGCAAAAAGTTATCGCAGAAACGGAGCGCTGGGTAAGGTATATGCGCAGGAAGGGTATGCTGAAGAAAGAGCATGAGACCCTGCGCGAATCCGTGGCACGGTGGAGCGTGGAACGCCCGCAAGCTGAGGGCAGTCTAGCTGCACTGCTGAAGATGTTCGAGCGGGCGAATTACAGCCCTGAGGTTATTGAAGACAAAGACTGGCACAGCGTGTATACTGAAGCTTTGCGGCTGCGAAAAAGCATGAAGTCCGGCAAGTAA
- a CDS encoding YqeG family HAD IIIA-type phosphatase yields MFERLVPKLRVNTVFDIALEELYRQGYRGIITDLDNTLVGAKAPLATPELLLWFAKVKELGFKLVIVSNNNMDRVSRFATPLNIEFVHQAKKPSNSPFLRAMKLMELGPEQTIVVGDQMLTDVYGGNRLGLFTVLVLPISVKDEGIGTRINRRVEQIALTRLRKQGLWQEEDKS; encoded by the coding sequence TTGTTCGAAAGATTAGTCCCCAAGCTCCGGGTAAACACGGTGTTTGATATCGCTCTGGAGGAGCTATACCGCCAAGGATACCGGGGAATTATTACGGATCTGGATAATACGCTGGTCGGCGCCAAAGCGCCGCTGGCTACTCCTGAGCTGCTGCTCTGGTTCGCTAAGGTGAAGGAGCTGGGCTTCAAGCTTGTGATTGTATCCAACAACAATATGGACCGGGTGTCGCGTTTTGCTACCCCGCTGAATATTGAATTTGTACATCAGGCCAAGAAGCCCAGCAATTCCCCGTTCCTGCGGGCCATGAAGCTGATGGAGCTGGGACCGGAGCAGACGATTGTGGTCGGCGACCAGATGCTTACCGATGTATACGGCGGTAACCGGCTGGGCCTGTTCACGGTACTCGTGCTGCCCATCTCCGTCAAGGATGAAGGAATAGGAACAAGAATTAACCGCAGAGTGGAGCAGATTGCCTTGACCCGTCTGCGGAAGCAAGGATTGTGGCAAGAGGAGGATAAATCTTAA